One genomic window of Pirellulales bacterium includes the following:
- a CDS encoding multidrug efflux SMR transporter, translating into MTPALWLALAILLEVTGTTCMKLSNGFRVFWPSAGTLLCYVLSFQCLSLSLRKIELSIAYAIWAGVGTALVAAIGVVLFRETLTPLKLVSIVLVVAGVAGLNLAGNAH; encoded by the coding sequence ATGACACCTGCGCTGTGGCTGGCTTTGGCGATCTTGCTCGAAGTGACCGGTACGACGTGCATGAAGCTGTCGAATGGCTTTCGCGTGTTCTGGCCATCGGCAGGGACCTTGCTGTGCTACGTGCTCAGCTTTCAATGTTTGTCGCTGTCGCTGCGGAAGATCGAACTGAGCATCGCGTATGCTATCTGGGCGGGCGTGGGGACCGCGCTGGTGGCTGCCATCGGCGTGGTGTTGTTCCGCGAGACGCTGACGCCGCTCAAGCTAGTGTCGATCGTGCTCGTTGTCGCCGGCGTGGCGGGGTTGAACCTGGCCGGCAACGCCCATTGA
- a CDS encoding ABC transporter ATP-binding protein — translation MIEVIGLNVQSGAFRLADVHLHVPAGRYAVLMGRTGSGKTTLLEAICGLKSTTAGCIRLCGHEVTHLKAAQRGIGFVPQDGALFQTMTVREHLEFALTVRRWSRDDRRARVAEMARLVGVEHLLDRRPQGLSGGEQQRVALGRALSFRPPILCLDEPLSALDDDSRLVMIDLLKRVQQETGVTALHVTHNRLEAERLADERIEIGDGRVRVLSTIGGLLT, via the coding sequence ATGATCGAAGTCATCGGTCTCAACGTACAGTCCGGCGCCTTCCGTCTGGCGGACGTGCATTTGCACGTTCCCGCGGGCCGCTATGCCGTGCTGATGGGTCGCACCGGCTCGGGCAAGACGACGCTGCTCGAAGCGATTTGCGGCCTCAAGTCCACGACGGCCGGATGCATTCGGCTGTGTGGCCACGAGGTGACGCATTTGAAGGCCGCGCAGCGCGGCATCGGCTTTGTCCCGCAAGACGGTGCGCTGTTTCAAACGATGACCGTGCGCGAGCATCTCGAGTTTGCCCTGACGGTGCGGCGCTGGTCGCGCGACGACCGCCGCGCCCGCGTGGCCGAAATGGCCCGGCTCGTCGGCGTCGAGCATTTGCTGGACCGGCGCCCACAGGGGCTTTCCGGGGGCGAGCAGCAGCGCGTCGCCCTGGGAAGGGCGCTGTCGTTCCGGCCGCCGATTCTGTGCCTCGACGAGCCGCTCTCGGCGCTCGACGACGATTCGCGGCTGGTGATGATCGACCTGCTCAAGCGCGTGCAGCAGGAAACGGGCGTGACGGCGCTGCACGTGACGCACAATCGCCTGGAGGCCGAGCGACTGGCCGATGAGCGGATCGAGATCGGCGACGGGCGCGTACGCGTCTTGAGCACCATCGGCGGCTTGTTAACCTGA
- a CDS encoding MoaD/ThiS family protein: protein MRIDVLITGRSYHLASAVPPALELPEGSSLRDALARLDALVPREAQFSPSCLLAIGGRHVGTLGAYDDVILRDGDELVILAPVSGG from the coding sequence TTGCGGATTGATGTTCTCATCACCGGTCGCAGCTACCACCTGGCGAGCGCTGTACCCCCGGCACTCGAGTTGCCCGAGGGAAGTTCGCTGCGCGACGCCCTGGCGCGGCTCGACGCGCTGGTCCCGCGCGAGGCGCAGTTTTCGCCGAGTTGCCTGCTGGCGATCGGCGGACGCCATGTCGGCACCCTCGGCGCCTACGACGACGTCATCTTGCGGGATGGCGACGAGCTGGTGATTCTCGCGCCCGTGTCGGGCGGTTGA
- a CDS encoding GNAT family N-acetyltransferase: MDERLEIRVADDADRVAALRNAWEFWGRGLSLEEYVERRLKSPLYGSARRYVGLRTGEVVVALAAYDRSFYWHGQIVPGIAIGSVHTRPDCRGQGHAAALLDRVAVMATQQGAKLSVLYCDIAPQYYTRRGYLLCPAWQGTCMLHRSFDSTEIRGGWRLVEFSPEEELEQMARFYAADHGSLPWAIARSPQYWEFTLEMRPLDDFFWLEGPVGRVGYARLARQENQWHLADWAIATADTSIGRETAEESLYRLLILEAQFRGYTQCGGWLPGTKAAQAFFKLTPRREEITMVRPLDQQCWFDDATLAAADRFCYLDHV; the protein is encoded by the coding sequence ATGGACGAGCGCCTGGAGATTCGCGTTGCCGATGATGCCGACCGTGTGGCGGCCCTGCGCAATGCTTGGGAATTTTGGGGCCGGGGCCTGTCGCTCGAAGAATATGTCGAGCGCCGGTTGAAGAGTCCGTTGTACGGCAGTGCACGCCGCTACGTCGGACTGCGCACCGGCGAAGTGGTCGTCGCGCTGGCCGCCTACGATCGCTCGTTCTACTGGCATGGCCAGATCGTTCCGGGCATTGCGATCGGCTCGGTGCACACCCGGCCCGATTGTCGGGGCCAGGGCCATGCAGCCGCGCTGCTCGATCGCGTGGCCGTCATGGCCACGCAGCAGGGTGCCAAGCTGAGCGTGCTCTATTGCGATATCGCGCCCCAATACTACACGCGCCGCGGCTACTTGCTTTGCCCTGCCTGGCAGGGTACCTGCATGCTGCATCGGAGCTTCGATTCGACCGAGATTCGCGGCGGCTGGCGGCTGGTCGAGTTTTCGCCCGAAGAAGAGCTCGAACAGATGGCGCGGTTCTATGCGGCCGATCACGGTTCGCTGCCCTGGGCAATTGCACGGTCGCCGCAGTACTGGGAGTTCACGCTCGAGATGCGGCCGCTCGACGACTTCTTCTGGCTCGAAGGACCAGTCGGCCGCGTCGGTTACGCCCGGCTGGCCCGGCAAGAGAATCAATGGCATCTGGCCGATTGGGCGATCGCCACGGCGGACACCAGTATCGGTCGCGAGACCGCGGAAGAATCGCTGTATCGGCTGTTGATTCTCGAAGCGCAATTTCGCGGCTACACGCAGTGCGGGGGCTGGCTGCCGGGCACGAAGGCCGCGCAGGCCTTCTTCAAGCTGACGCCGCGGCGCGAAGAAATCACCATGGTCCGTCCGCTCGATCAGCAGTGCTGGTTTGACGACGCCACGCTGGCCGCGGCGGACCGCTTTTGTTATCTCGATCATGTTTGA
- a CDS encoding HesA/MoeB/ThiF family protein, protein MPELSLEELERYARQIGPGVLSTTAQRRLKGSAALVTRAGGMGGPAALCLAMAGIGKLIVAHGGDLILPDLNRQLLGSEAALGQPRSQAFAAALTGMNRHVDVEFIDHEPDDDEAQALARRVDVVVACPPTFDERLRLNSAAVAAGVPLVDAAQWGMTGTLAVVQPGRTACLRCIYPRQPEFEELFPVVGAISAAMGSLAALEVIKYLTGTGRSLAGRMLLYDGFNGRATHVQLRRDPDCPVCRQARPREEATLAD, encoded by the coding sequence TTGCCCGAGCTGTCGCTCGAGGAACTCGAGCGCTACGCCCGGCAAATCGGACCGGGCGTGTTGTCGACGACTGCGCAACGCCGGCTGAAGGGCTCGGCGGCGCTGGTCACGCGCGCCGGCGGCATGGGGGGCCCGGCCGCGCTGTGCCTGGCGATGGCCGGCATCGGCAAGTTGATCGTCGCGCACGGCGGCGATTTGATCCTGCCCGATCTGAACCGCCAGCTGCTCGGTTCCGAAGCCGCGCTCGGCCAGCCACGCTCGCAGGCATTCGCCGCCGCGCTGACCGGGATGAATCGGCACGTCGACGTCGAGTTCATCGATCACGAGCCGGATGACGACGAGGCCCAGGCCTTGGCCCGGCGGGTGGACGTCGTCGTGGCATGCCCACCGACGTTCGACGAGCGCCTGCGGCTGAATTCCGCGGCCGTCGCGGCAGGGGTCCCTCTGGTCGATGCGGCCCAATGGGGCATGACCGGCACGCTGGCCGTGGTACAGCCGGGACGCACGGCCTGCCTCCGCTGCATCTATCCCCGGCAACCCGAGTTCGAAGAACTGTTTCCGGTGGTCGGGGCGATCTCGGCAGCGATGGGCTCGCTGGCCGCGCTCGAAGTGATCAAGTACCTGACCGGCACGGGCCGCTCACTAGCCGGCCGGATGTTGTTGTACGACGGCTTCAACGGCCGCGCGACACACGTCCAATTGCGGCGCGATCCGGATTGCCCCGTCTGTCGTCAGGCCCGACCTCGAGAGGAGGCTACGCTTGCGGATTGA
- a CDS encoding substrate-binding domain-containing protein, translated as MRFGFKSILVGSLLLMGGLLAMFRAGQHAVVGSKQPPAGATAAQTLQVFCAAGLRAPIEQAIAAFEQEVGTQVDVQFGGSNSLLASIELARKGDLYIAADDIYLQQGRERGLVAEMLPLAMQQAVLAVPKGNPKSVRWSESLLDESLRLGLASEAAAIGLTSRRILEQAGIWEQVQPRVVAFKPTVTDVANDLKLGVIDAAILWDANAAAYPEFETIQIESPANPPQPISLGVLTCSQDATAALRLARYLAARDRGLTHFRACKYQTVEGDPWDVRPELTLYSGGVLRPAVEETVAEFAAREGVTVNTVYNGCGILVAQMKAGDHPDAYLACDSSFMRTVGDRFGQIHDVSRTDMVIAVPRGNPDKIAGVQDLTRKELKLGMCNPEQSALGALSKRLLESVGLWEQVYPQVRSQTPTADLLVTQLRTGHLDAAIVFAANVKRSEQQLEAIQIDAENRSATQPVALARDSHFPQLGSRLIAAILSASSRRRFLENGFEWLGPVAQTLQAP; from the coding sequence ATGCGGTTCGGTTTCAAGTCGATCCTGGTGGGCTCGTTGTTGCTCATGGGCGGTCTGCTGGCCATGTTTCGTGCTGGCCAGCATGCAGTGGTCGGTTCGAAACAGCCGCCGGCCGGCGCAACCGCGGCGCAAACGCTGCAGGTCTTCTGCGCAGCGGGGCTGCGTGCGCCGATCGAACAGGCGATCGCGGCCTTCGAACAGGAAGTCGGCACTCAGGTCGACGTGCAGTTCGGCGGGTCGAACTCGCTCTTGGCCTCGATCGAGCTGGCCCGCAAAGGTGACCTGTACATCGCGGCCGACGACATCTACCTGCAGCAAGGACGCGAGCGGGGACTCGTGGCCGAAATGCTGCCGCTGGCGATGCAGCAGGCCGTGCTGGCTGTGCCCAAGGGAAATCCCAAGTCGGTACGGTGGAGCGAATCGCTGCTCGATGAATCGTTGCGATTGGGGCTCGCGAGCGAGGCGGCCGCCATTGGCCTGACCAGTCGCCGGATTCTCGAGCAGGCGGGTATCTGGGAACAGGTGCAGCCGCGCGTGGTCGCTTTTAAGCCGACGGTGACCGACGTGGCCAACGACTTGAAACTGGGCGTGATCGATGCGGCCATCCTGTGGGACGCAAACGCCGCAGCCTATCCCGAGTTTGAAACCATCCAGATCGAATCGCCGGCGAATCCGCCGCAGCCGATCTCGCTGGGGGTGCTGACTTGTTCGCAAGACGCCACGGCGGCCCTGCGGCTGGCACGGTACTTGGCCGCGCGCGATCGCGGTCTGACGCACTTCCGCGCGTGCAAGTACCAAACCGTCGAGGGCGACCCCTGGGACGTCCGGCCGGAGTTGACGCTGTATAGCGGTGGCGTGCTGCGGCCCGCGGTCGAGGAGACCGTCGCCGAGTTTGCGGCCCGCGAGGGCGTAACCGTCAACACGGTCTACAACGGCTGCGGCATTCTCGTCGCGCAGATGAAGGCCGGCGATCACCCTGACGCCTACCTGGCGTGCGATTCGAGCTTCATGCGCACCGTGGGTGACCGCTTCGGCCAGATCCATGACGTCAGTCGTACCGACATGGTGATCGCCGTGCCGCGGGGCAACCCGGACAAGATCGCGGGCGTTCAGGACCTGACCCGCAAGGAACTGAAGCTCGGCATGTGCAATCCCGAGCAAAGCGCCCTGGGCGCTCTGAGCAAGCGGCTGCTCGAGTCGGTCGGGCTTTGGGAACAGGTCTATCCGCAGGTGCGCAGCCAGACGCCGACCGCCGACCTGCTTGTCACCCAGTTGCGCACCGGGCATCTCGACGCCGCGATCGTGTTTGCGGCCAACGTGAAGCGGTCGGAGCAGCAGCTCGAAGCCATCCAGATCGACGCCGAAAACCGCTCGGCAACCCAACCCGTGGCGTTGGCGCGAGACAGCCATTTTCCGCAGTTGGGCAGCCGCCTGATCGCGGCCATTCTGTCGGCCAGCTCGCGGCGGCGATTCTTGGAAAACGGCTTCGAGTGGCTGGGTCCAGTCGCTCAAACATTGCAGGCCCCATGA
- a CDS encoding ABC transporter ATP-binding protein, with amino-acid sequence MIELERVSKEYSSRRGTVRALDDVSLTVATGEYVAVRGPSGCGKSTLLTLVAGLNAPTSGRVVVAGQDLAAMSSGQRAAWRAATIGFVFQLFHLLPYLTVLDNVLMASAGGDRSGRARQLLQRFGLGEREHHRPAELSIGERQRVAMARALLNEPKLLLADEPTGNLDAANAAAVLDQLADFHRGGGTVLLVTHDAQAAARAERSFFLERGRVAHQEPAIDRALV; translated from the coding sequence TTGATCGAGCTTGAACGCGTCAGCAAAGAATACAGCTCGCGGCGTGGCACGGTGCGGGCACTCGACGACGTCAGCCTGACGGTGGCCACCGGCGAATATGTCGCCGTGCGTGGACCGAGCGGGTGCGGCAAGTCGACCCTACTGACGCTCGTGGCCGGGCTCAACGCGCCGACCAGCGGCCGCGTGGTCGTGGCCGGCCAAGACCTGGCCGCGATGTCGAGCGGCCAGCGCGCTGCCTGGCGCGCCGCGACCATCGGCTTTGTGTTCCAGCTCTTTCACTTGCTCCCCTATCTGACGGTGCTCGACAACGTGCTGATGGCCTCCGCCGGGGGCGATCGTTCTGGCCGTGCTCGGCAGCTCCTGCAGCGATTCGGCCTCGGCGAGCGCGAGCATCATCGTCCGGCCGAGTTGAGCATCGGCGAGCGCCAGCGCGTCGCCATGGCGCGGGCCCTGCTCAACGAGCCGAAGTTGCTGCTGGCGGATGAACCGACCGGCAATCTCGACGCAGCCAACGCGGCCGCCGTGCTCGATCAGCTGGCCGACTTTCATCGCGGCGGTGGCACCGTCCTGCTCGTCACGCACGATGCCCAGGCCGCAGCGAGGGCCGAACGCTCGTTCTTTCTCGAACGGGGCCGCGTGGCACACCAAGAGCCGGCGATCGATCGGGCCTTGGTCTAA
- a CDS encoding PQQ-binding-like beta-propeller repeat protein, which produces MVDNRLRCGVQLRAALGCLLIAGMLALDARAADWPAWRHDSAHSGVSAAELPAELHLQWSWRLPATRPAWPEQEKLRFDRCYQPVVAGGRLLVGSPNDDRLMAVDSRTGQPLWEFRAEGPIRFAPAVWGDHVYFVSDDGHLYCLATDSGQLAWKFRGGPSDRRILGNDRLVSAWPARGAPVVTDDCRVYFAASIWPFMGIFIHCLDARTGEVIWTNDGIGSTYMQQPHNTDAFATIAPQGVLTVSGDRLLVPGGRSIAAGFDRHSGRLGFFELAINGKQGGWEVAAGDKFYVNGGEIFDLATGGSLGLMAGNVVAGPEAIYRYHRGYEAYDLRRAEITTEEKTGRKGEKSTVSKWDLPKLWSFDAPGGNCLIQAGSRLYAGAEQQLVCLQLPELPSLDAPAAPAAEPVQADVKSETETKPAAEAPAPPAPTLLWQQPVEGAPLELLAADDRLYVVTDAGSILCYGADAPAEATSLAAAETPPAVDEGARQRMAQVREASGGPTGYAIVWGLDDESGYLELVRDGSLYVVGIDPDAGRIERLRRSTTVAGWYGAQTSLHVGDLGGFALPPYLASLTVFGAGQVHALIDDPSKISRAFDAVRPYGGALYLPTASTDQAEQLVAAVAAAQLAGARTERRDQAVVVFRDGPLPGAGQWTHEHADAANTRVSLDERVKAPLGLLWFGGPKSDGVLPRHGHGPQPQVVAGRVYMEGVDFLRASDVYTGRLLWQAELPGVGDYFNNMAHQPGANATNTNYVSATDGVYVVYPPGCLRLDPATGQKTAEYRLPGEGQDAQWGYLNVAGDYLIGGANPVVTDERNGKPQLGKGENLAASKRLVVLHRATGEVLWQAEAKYSFRHNAICAGGGRLYAVDLLSKGEIERLKRRGETPELASRLVCFDLASGQVLWTDDQEIFGTWLSYSAEYDVVVEAGRPARDTLGDEPNKMRALAAVDGRELWERDYPGPAMLLGDRVLYTGAACHLLTGEPVERVDPVTGLPVPWTWTRTYGCNTPMASANLLTFRSGAAGYFDLLNDGGTGNFGGFRSGCSNNLVVADGVLNAPDYTRSCTCSYQNQSSLALVHMPEIEQWTTFDLKDGKNLRHLALNLGAPGNRRAPDGRLWLNSYPQATVEFDGPGYFCQHSSRVGGSTVPWVASSGCVGITRLVLDPQIDPPSAEPARFTVRLYFCEPEEIGPGKRIFNVLLQEQEVLHEFDPVAAAGGTHRAIVREFTGVSVTDRLVVAFTAAGAAAADPATLPLLCGFEAIREEAR; this is translated from the coding sequence ATGGTGGATAATAGGTTGCGCTGCGGCGTCCAGTTACGCGCCGCCCTGGGATGTTTGCTGATTGCCGGCATGTTGGCGCTCGACGCTCGCGCGGCCGACTGGCCTGCCTGGCGCCACGATTCGGCACACAGCGGCGTGAGCGCCGCCGAGCTTCCTGCGGAGCTGCATTTGCAATGGAGCTGGCGGCTGCCGGCGACGCGGCCCGCCTGGCCTGAGCAGGAAAAACTGCGATTCGATCGCTGCTATCAGCCGGTGGTTGCCGGCGGGCGGCTGCTGGTCGGCTCGCCGAACGACGACCGCCTGATGGCCGTCGATAGCCGCACGGGCCAGCCGCTCTGGGAGTTTCGCGCAGAAGGACCGATTCGCTTCGCACCGGCCGTCTGGGGCGATCACGTTTACTTCGTTTCGGACGATGGCCACCTGTATTGTCTCGCGACCGACAGCGGCCAATTGGCGTGGAAGTTTCGGGGTGGGCCCTCGGACCGACGCATCTTGGGCAACGACCGGTTGGTTTCAGCATGGCCCGCCCGCGGCGCACCGGTCGTGACCGACGACTGCCGCGTGTATTTTGCCGCAAGCATCTGGCCCTTCATGGGGATTTTCATTCATTGCCTGGATGCGCGAACCGGCGAGGTCATTTGGACCAACGACGGGATCGGCTCGACCTACATGCAGCAGCCGCACAACACCGACGCCTTTGCCACGATCGCGCCGCAGGGCGTGCTGACCGTATCTGGCGATCGGTTGCTGGTGCCTGGCGGTCGCTCGATAGCGGCCGGCTTCGATCGCCACTCGGGCAGGTTGGGCTTCTTCGAGCTGGCGATCAACGGCAAGCAAGGCGGCTGGGAAGTCGCCGCCGGCGACAAGTTCTATGTCAACGGCGGCGAGATCTTCGATCTGGCCACCGGCGGGTCGCTGGGCTTGATGGCGGGCAACGTCGTTGCCGGTCCCGAGGCGATCTACCGCTACCATCGCGGGTACGAGGCCTACGATCTGCGGCGCGCCGAAATCACCACCGAGGAGAAGACCGGTCGCAAGGGCGAGAAATCGACCGTGTCGAAATGGGATCTGCCGAAGCTATGGTCGTTTGACGCGCCGGGGGGCAATTGTCTGATCCAAGCCGGTTCGCGGCTTTATGCCGGTGCCGAGCAGCAGCTCGTCTGTCTCCAGCTGCCCGAGTTGCCGTCGCTCGACGCACCTGCGGCACCTGCCGCCGAGCCGGTGCAGGCCGACGTAAAGTCGGAGACCGAAACAAAGCCCGCGGCCGAGGCCCCGGCTCCGCCGGCACCGACGCTGTTGTGGCAACAACCCGTCGAGGGCGCACCGCTTGAGCTGCTCGCGGCCGATGACCGGCTGTACGTGGTCACCGACGCGGGCTCGATCCTGTGCTACGGGGCCGACGCCCCGGCGGAAGCGACCAGCCTGGCAGCTGCTGAAACTCCGCCGGCGGTGGATGAAGGTGCGCGGCAGCGCATGGCCCAGGTTCGCGAGGCCTCCGGCGGCCCGACAGGATATGCGATCGTATGGGGGCTCGATGACGAATCCGGCTACCTGGAATTAGTGCGCGACGGGTCTTTGTACGTCGTCGGGATCGATCCCGACGCGGGCCGCATCGAGCGGCTGCGCCGATCGACGACCGTGGCAGGTTGGTATGGTGCCCAAACGTCGTTGCATGTCGGAGACCTGGGTGGCTTCGCGCTGCCGCCCTACCTGGCGAGCTTGACGGTGTTTGGCGCGGGACAGGTTCACGCGCTGATCGACGATCCGTCGAAGATATCCCGCGCGTTCGATGCGGTCCGCCCCTATGGCGGCGCCCTCTACTTGCCGACGGCATCGACCGACCAGGCCGAACAACTCGTCGCGGCGGTTGCGGCGGCGCAGTTGGCCGGGGCTCGCACCGAACGGCGCGATCAGGCCGTCGTCGTGTTTCGCGACGGTCCACTGCCGGGCGCCGGACAATGGACCCACGAACACGCCGATGCGGCGAACACGCGCGTCTCGCTCGACGAACGCGTCAAGGCGCCGCTCGGGCTACTCTGGTTTGGCGGTCCCAAGAGCGACGGCGTGCTGCCGCGGCATGGCCACGGCCCACAACCGCAGGTCGTCGCGGGCCGGGTGTACATGGAGGGGGTCGATTTTCTCCGTGCCAGCGACGTCTATACCGGGCGATTGCTGTGGCAAGCCGAGCTGCCGGGCGTAGGCGATTACTTCAACAACATGGCGCATCAGCCCGGGGCGAACGCGACCAATACGAACTACGTCTCGGCCACGGACGGCGTGTATGTCGTCTATCCGCCGGGCTGTTTGCGGCTCGATCCGGCGACGGGGCAGAAGACGGCCGAATATCGACTCCCCGGCGAGGGCCAGGATGCTCAATGGGGCTACCTGAACGTCGCGGGCGACTATCTGATCGGCGGCGCCAACCCGGTGGTCACCGATGAACGCAACGGCAAACCGCAGCTCGGTAAAGGTGAAAACCTGGCCGCCAGCAAACGGTTGGTCGTCCTGCACCGCGCGACGGGCGAAGTGCTCTGGCAGGCCGAAGCCAAGTATTCGTTCCGGCACAACGCGATCTGCGCCGGCGGCGGGCGGCTGTACGCGGTCGACCTGCTGTCCAAGGGAGAAATCGAACGCCTCAAACGTCGCGGTGAGACTCCCGAGCTGGCCAGCCGACTGGTTTGCTTCGACCTGGCGAGTGGCCAGGTGCTATGGACCGACGATCAGGAGATCTTTGGCACCTGGTTGAGCTATTCGGCCGAGTACGACGTCGTCGTCGAAGCCGGACGCCCCGCGCGCGACACGCTCGGCGACGAACCAAACAAGATGCGAGCCCTGGCCGCAGTCGACGGCCGAGAACTGTGGGAACGCGACTATCCCGGTCCGGCGATGCTGCTGGGCGATCGCGTGCTGTACACAGGTGCCGCGTGCCATCTGCTCACCGGTGAGCCGGTCGAGCGCGTCGACCCGGTGACCGGGTTGCCGGTCCCCTGGACCTGGACACGGACCTACGGCTGCAATACGCCGATGGCCAGCGCAAATCTGTTGACCTTCCGCAGCGGCGCGGCCGGCTATTTCGATCTGCTCAACGACGGCGGCACCGGCAATTTCGGCGGTTTTCGCTCGGGGTGCAGCAACAACCTGGTCGTGGCGGACGGTGTGCTGAATGCGCCCGACTATACCCGGTCGTGCACTTGCAGCTACCAGAATCAGTCGTCGTTGGCGCTGGTGCATATGCCCGAGATCGAGCAGTGGACGACATTCGATTTAAAAGACGGTAAGAACCTGCGGCATCTGGCCTTGAACCTGGGCGCCCCGGGCAATCGCCGGGCGCCCGACGGCCGGCTCTGGCTGAATTCCTATCCCCAGGCGACGGTCGAATTCGATGGTCCCGGCTATTTCTGTCAGCACTCGTCGCGCGTGGGCGGGAGCACCGTGCCGTGGGTCGCGTCGTCGGGGTGCGTGGGCATCACGCGGCTGGTGCTCGATCCGCAGATCGACCCGCCGTCGGCCGAGCCGGCCAGGTTCACCGTGCGACTGTACTTCTGCGAGCCGGAAGAAATTGGTCCCGGCAAACGGATCTTTAACGTTCTCTTGCAAGAACAAGAGGTCCTGCACGAGTTCGACCCCGTAGCGGCGGCCGGCGGAACACACCGCGCGATCGTCCGCGAGTTCACGGGCGTCTCGGTGACCGATCGCCTGGTGGTTGCCTTCACCGCGGCCGGCGCTGCGGCGGCCGATCCGGCGACGTTGCCGCTGTTGTGTGGGTTCGAAGCGATACGCGAGGAGGCGCGATAA
- a CDS encoding ABC transporter permease, whose amino-acid sequence MTAPPTSTPTPPSPGATAPSTEAANLAPLVPGPVHRVGSDVPFLAALVLLGGFYVVLIAATLAADALFTSPAAIAAALRSPEIRYATMLSLVSSCVTTVLSLWVAVPIGYLLSRYRFPGKLIIDALLDIPIVLPPLVIGLSLLILFRTPPGHWLEALFTEATRPLAAWGLIDRPVGITFEIPSVVLAQFMVAAAFAVRTLRTAFDEITPRKEQVAQTLGCTRSQAFWMVVLPEARSGVLAAATLTWARAIGEFGPILVFSGATRMKTEVLPTTVFLELSIGDIEAAVAVSLLMVLMALVVLVVVRFLGRGDLLRRALR is encoded by the coding sequence ATGACCGCTCCGCCCACTTCGACGCCGACGCCGCCTTCCCCGGGCGCCACCGCACCGTCGACCGAGGCGGCGAACCTCGCGCCGCTGGTGCCGGGGCCCGTGCACCGTGTGGGTTCCGATGTGCCGTTTCTCGCGGCGCTGGTGTTGCTGGGCGGTTTCTACGTCGTGCTGATCGCCGCCACGCTGGCGGCCGATGCGCTGTTTACGTCGCCGGCGGCGATCGCCGCGGCCCTCCGCTCGCCGGAGATTCGCTATGCGACGATGCTCTCCCTGGTGTCGTCGTGCGTGACCACGGTCTTGTCCTTGTGGGTGGCCGTGCCGATCGGCTATCTGCTGTCGCGGTATCGCTTTCCCGGCAAGCTGATCATCGACGCACTGCTCGATATTCCCATCGTGCTGCCGCCGCTGGTGATCGGGCTGAGCCTGCTGATTCTGTTTCGCACGCCGCCGGGTCACTGGCTCGAGGCGCTGTTCACCGAGGCGACGCGGCCGCTGGCCGCCTGGGGACTGATCGATCGGCCCGTCGGAATCACGTTCGAGATTCCCAGCGTCGTGTTGGCTCAATTCATGGTGGCCGCCGCGTTTGCCGTCCGAACCCTGCGCACGGCCTTCGACGAGATCACACCGCGCAAGGAACAGGTCGCGCAAACTCTGGGCTGCACGCGCAGCCAGGCATTCTGGATGGTCGTGCTGCCCGAGGCCCGCAGCGGCGTACTGGCCGCCGCCACGCTCACCTGGGCCCGGGCCATTGGCGAGTTCGGACCGATCCTGGTCTTCTCGGGCGCAACGCGGATGAAGACCGAGGTGTTGCCGACGACGGTGTTCCTGGAGCTGAGCATCGGCGATATCGAGGCGGCCGTGGCCGTCTCGCTGCTCATGGTGCTGATGGCGCTGGTCGTGCTCGTGGTCGTGCGGTTCCTGGGGCGCGGAGACCTGTTGCGGCGGGCCCTGCGATGA